From the genome of Geminicoccaceae bacterium:
GCAAAACATTGGTCTCGTGGCGGTCCCGGCTGCCACGGCCGGCATCATCCGGCAGCCGTCCGATCCAGACGCAAGTGGTGAATTTCGACCCGTCGATAACGATTGGTGGGGCCATCTCGATGCCGAGCTCATCGAACCATGCCGCCATCTCGTCATCGCTGAAGCCCAGCCGGCGGTGCGCCTTTTCGCTGCGCAGCCACTCGGCATCATGGCGGGCGAGGTCGATCACCACGAGGCGGCCATCGGGTTGCAGGACACGTGCGGCCTCGCTCAGGGCTGCGAACGGATCGTCGGCGAAGTGCAGGACCTGATGCAGTGTCACGCCATTGACGCTCCGATCCCGCACGGGCAGGGCGTACATGTCGCCATGGCGGACCTGGCAGTTGCGGGCTTCCAGGCGGTCCAGATTGGCCCGGGCCACCCGCAGCATGTCGTGGCTGGAATCGATCCCCAGGCCGGTAGTGATCTGCCCCGCGAGGATCTGCAGCACGCGGCCGGTGCCGGTGCCGACGTCGAGCAGGCGGTCGCAGCGCCGTTCGGAAAAGATGCGTCCCAGGGCAGCCTCGACGCGTGCGACGTCGATGGTCAGGTCGGCGTCATGATCCCAGCTTTCGGCACGCGAACTGAAATAGCGCGCGGCCTCCTCGCGGCGGGTGGCGCGGATGGCGGCCAGCCTTTGCCGGTCCTGCACCAGCAGTTCGTCGCCCTCGGGGAGAAGACGGCACAGGCTGCGCGCAACCCGGCCGCCGGCACCCGACTGCGCCCGGCGATAGAACACCCAGCTTCCCTCGCGAAAGCGCTCCAGCAGCCCCGCCTCCGCCAGCAGCTTCAGGTGACGGGAAATGCGCGGCTGGGACTGGCCCATGACCTGACAGAGCTCGCTGACCGTCCATTCGCCCTGGGCGCAGATGGCCAGCAGCCGAAGCCGCGATTCCTCTCCCGCGGCACGAAGGCCGGCGAGAAGCTGGTCGAGGCTGAATGGCGTATCGGGCATGACGCTGCATCTGTCACATGACTTCAGGATATGCAGAATTCTTTATATCGTTATGTCGACAAATGCAAGGTCCTTGTCATGCGCCATCCTTGTCGAAGCTGTCGATGAGTTCGGTGACGAGGGCGCATTGCGTGTCGGCGTCGGGCGCCATGGCCTGTGACGGTCCTTCGCCGGCACCCGCCGGACGGAGTATTCCCGCCAGTCCCGGTTCCTGACCGAGGCGTGTCATGGTCTTCCAGAAGCGATGGTAATACGTTTCATTGTCGTCATTCTCGATGCCGAGACAGTCCTCGATTGCGTCAAGAAACATGACGGTCGTGGCTTCGTCACCGCACAGGGGCTGGCGCAACAGGATGATGCAGATCTGTAGAAAGATCTGGCGAGGCAGATGCCCTTTAAGGGCTATAACGCCGCCGGCCGCCGACCGCAGGGTTTCCGTGTCTGCCGCGAGGATGCCCCGGATGACGAGCTTGCCGAGCAGGAGGCGCGGCAGCGGTTCGATGCCGTGGCGGCTCGTCCCGGCGGACAAGCCGTCAACGACGAAGGTCAGAGCGGCCAGCTTGGCGGCATCGTCGCTCCGCTCGACGACATCGCCGATCATTTCCGTCCATTCCCGGATTTCGGCTTCGTTACATTCCGCCTGGGCAAGAAACTGGCCGATGACCCGGCACCATGTCAGGATCGAACTCGCGGAAGTGATCCGCTCGCAGACCCGCGCCGCCCGGCCGGCGATGACGCGGCCAGCTTCGGCGTCGATCAGGAAGGCCACGGCCATGACGGCATTCGCGCAGGCGCTCTGCAGGGGCGCCAGTTCGATCCTTTCGGCGAGGTCGATCGCACGCAGGGCAATGGTGCCGGCGAATTCCCGCGGACTGTCGTCGACCGCATGACCGCTCAAAGAGCGTACCGTGCGGGCCAGCGAAAGCAGCTCCACGGGCTCGCGCGTCACCGAGAGTGCGGGGGCCACCTGCTGCAGCATCATCCGGGCGGTTTCGCGAACATCTGCGCCGGTAACCAGTCCGGCCAGAAGGTCCAGCGCCGCCGCAGTCGCCCGGCGCGAGGCGATTTCCTGTGGCCGGCGGGCATGGCGTTCCAGCTGTGCCAGGCCTTCACCCGCGGCGACCGGGCTCATGC
Proteins encoded in this window:
- a CDS encoding metalloregulator ArsR/SmtB family transcription factor codes for the protein MPDTPFSLDQLLAGLRAAGEESRLRLLAICAQGEWTVSELCQVMGQSQPRISRHLKLLAEAGLLERFREGSWVFYRRAQSGAGGRVARSLCRLLPEGDELLVQDRQRLAAIRATRREEAARYFSSRAESWDHDADLTIDVARVEAALGRIFSERRCDRLLDVGTGTGRVLQILAGQITTGLGIDSSHDMLRVARANLDRLEARNCQVRHGDMYALPVRDRSVNGVTLHQVLHFADDPFAALSEAARVLQPDGRLVVIDLARHDAEWLRSEKAHRRLGFSDDEMAAWFDELGIEMAPPIVIDGSKFTTCVWIGRLPDDAGRGSRDRHETNVLRILEENAA